agtggagtggcgtgatcttggctcactgcaagctctacctcccgggttcacaccattctcctgcctcggcctccctggtaactgggactacaggcgatcgccaccacaaccggctgattttttttttttttttttgtattttttagtagagacggggtttcaccgtgttagccaggatggtctcgatctcctgacctcgggatccacccgcctcagcctcccaaagtgccgggattacaggcgtgagccaccgcacccggcctggccattttttatttaaaaaaatttttttgagacagagtctcattctgtcacccaggctggagtgcagtggcacaatcttagctcactgcaacctctgcctcttgggttcaagtgatcctcccacctcagcctcccgagtagctgggattactatagctggtcttgaactcctaacctcaagtaatctgcccacctcagcctcccaaagtgctgggattataggcgtgagccacagcgcctggcctatttccctttatttatattatagtttATGTTTTTTAACAGAGGGgctctcggccaggcgcggtggctcacacctgtaatcccagaagtttgggaggccgaggcaggtggatcacctgaggtcaggagttcaagatcagcctggtcaacatggtgaaactccccccacccctactaaaaatacaaaaatgagccaggcatggtggcacatgcctgtaatcccagctatttgggaggctgaggtaggagaatcgcttgaacccaggaggtaaaggttgcagtgagccaagatcgcaccattgcactccagcctgggcaacaagagtgaaactccatctcaaaaaaaaaaaaaaaaaaaaggccgggcgcgtggctcaagcctgtagtcccagcactttgggaggccaagacgggcggatcacgaggtcaggagatcgagactatcctggctaacacggtgaaaccccgtctctactaaaaaaaaatataggccgggcgcagtggctcaagcctgtaatcccagcactttgggaggccgagacgggtggatcacgaggtcaggagatcgagactatcctggctaacacggtgaaaccccatctctactaaaaaatacaaaaaactagccgggcgaggtggcgggcgcctgtagtcccagctactcgggaggctgaggcaggagaatggcgtaaacccgggaggcggagcttgcagtgagctgagatccggccaccgcactccagcctgggcgacagagcgagactccatctcaaaaaaaaaaaaaaagaggccgggcgcggtggctcacgcctgtaatcccagcactttgggaggccgaggcgggcggatcacaaggtcaggagatcgagaccacggtgaaaccccgtctctactaaaaatacaaaaaattagccgggcgcggtggcgggcgcctgtagtcccagctactcaggaggctgaggcaggagaatggcgtaaacccaggaggcggagcttgcagtgagccgagatcgcgccactgcactccagcctgggcgacagagtgagactccgtctcaaaaaaaaaaaaaaaaaaaaaaaaaagaaaaagaaaagaaaagaaaagaaaaagagacggGCTCTCTAAAACTCtgaactcttgaactcctgggctcaagcgatcctcccgcctcagcttcccaaaatgctgggataacaggtgcaaGCCACCTCTCCTGGTCCTATGATTGCTATTTAACAGAGAAATGTAAAGGAGCCTCAAAGAGGGAAAGTGATTTGCTCAGGGTGACACAGCAGAGAAACGAGGGAAGCTAGAATTGAAGGGCTTCGGAGTGGAGGAGTATTGGGGGAGGGGGGCAGACTCctgagacttttcttttttcttttttttcttttaattgagacagtctcactctgtgccccaggctggagtgcagtggtgagatctgagatcactgcaacctccgcctcccggttcaagcgactctcatgcctcagcctcctgagtatcggggactacaggcgggcgccACCGCCCCCGGGTaacttttcttgtatttttagtatagacagggtttcaccatgttggccaggcttgacTCCTAGAACCTTTCAACCATGGCAGTCTGGGACCTGAGCGGCCACCTCCAAAGCTTGTTTCCCCACGTCACCTCCCTGTACTCACTACTTTTGGCTCTGAAAGTGTAACTCGGAGGGGGCTCCCAGGTCCCCAAGAGGCTCCCACGAGCAGTTCAAGTCGCCCAAGGGTCCAACTCCGTAGCACTGCAGTGGCCCGGCGCTGCCTGGAGAGGGAGTCAGAGGGTCTCAGGAAAGGGGGTCGAATCCCCCACTTCCGCCTGCGCACCCCAGAACTTGGACTTCTGACAATTGCAAGGTGCGGGGCTTAGGGAAATGAGCAGCAGGAAGCCTCCCCAGGTTCCGTGCAAAGCCCCCCTTTCCCTGTGCTCGCCACATCCTGTTAACCACCCGGAGAgctcccccaccccgccccggGGCTCCGGTTCGACCTTGCTGCCGCCCATTCCCCAGTGTCGCCGGGTCCCTGCCCCGGGGGAGCCGAGTGGCGCCTGCACCTCTGCCTTTCGCTCCGCAAACGCGTGGCTTATCCTAGAGCATTGGCGCCTTCGCGGGGAGAGCAGCGTTAGCACCCGGGACACGAGCTCCCTCCAGCACTCACCCTGGGGACGCGTCCGCTGGAAAAGCAgccacagcagaggcagcagcgCCAGCTTGGGCAGCGGCCACGGCCAGAAAGGGGCGCCCCTGCCTCCCCGCATGGCGCCCCCCGCGCGTCCCGAGTCCGGCCCAGCCCTGCCGGGCCCGCGCGGCTGCGCTGCTCGGCTCCCAGCTCTGGGTACAGCGCCCGAGGCGGCAACGGGAAGCCGAGCCACCCCTGCAGGCCGCCTCCGCACCTTTCGCTCCGGGTCCCCGCCCCTTCCCCGCGACGGAAAGTCCCCGCTGGGGCTGCtgagggggagtggggaggcgGCCTAGGGCGTCTGGGGGTGGGGGCCTCCGAGGGAGGGTACCGCGTATCGCGCATCCCTGAAACCTGTCCTACGCCCAACAaccgcgcgcgcgcgcgcacacacacacacacacacacactgtctgcCAGTCTTGGAATTTTTATTATTGGAGTTTGGGAAGATTCTAATGTGCCCAGAGCTCTCCTACGGGGGCCACCTGCCACCTTCTCTGGGGTCCACAGCCTTGGAACTTTGTCAGGGGAGTTGGAGGAGAGGGGATGGAAAGCAGGGAAAAGGAAGCTTGCGTGCAAAGGCTGGACTAAGACAGAGGCTTAATTTGAGCTGGCCACAGTTTGGactgggcagggggcaggggtcACTGTGTGGCCTGTCTGGGTAGAATAGGGACCCAGTTGTGGCAGTGCAGTCACAGGCAAACGCATAGTTAGGGTTGGGGAGAGGTCAGAGGTCAGGATCAGGGGTCCCCACTTGTCCAGGCAGGGGCACAGCTTGCTCAGGGGACAGGGTCATGATAGGCTGGTCAAAAGGCAGGGTTGGTTAGGTGGTGTCGGGGGACTGTGCCTGAGCCCACAGTGCCTGGACTCTGTGACTTGCAgacgaatgaatgaatatgtgagGCTCGAAAGACAGGTGCCCAGCCAGACACTGGTTAAGTGGATGGCAGGACTGGGGCATTGGTACTGGTGCCCACAGCTGCCTAGCCCTCGAACTAGCAAAGGCTACTGATTTCACTTTTGCTACACCCCCATTTGCAGCAGCTGCTGGAAAGGCCAGCCAGGACATCTCGGCTGCCCCGAAGAGTCTGGGGGGTTCCTTGCCAGCTGGGTCGCCCCCCATAAAAGGCCTGGGGTGACTTGGTCAGGGCCTGCCACTTGCTGGACCCCATGGCCTCATCCAGCTGGCCTGCCAGACTGTCTCCATCAGCATCTGCCTCCGGGAAGGTATCTCCTGCAAAAGATGAACAGAATTAGTGCTCAGGGCTCAGCTGCCGCTGCACCCACAGTCCTGGCTCCTGGACGGTCTAGCTCTGATCTTGTGACAACAGTTATAGACATAGTTCACAGACATAGTTCAGAGTTTTGATTCCACCcggtcctgggttcaaattctggctctgccagaGTAGGTgggagagtagctgggattacaggggtctgccaccaggcctggctgatttttgtatttttagtagagacggggttcaccacattggccaggctggtctcaaactcctggcctcaagtgatctgcccacctcacccacccaaagtgctgggattacaggagtgagccactgcacccagccctgtcaTTTATTTTCCCTTACTCTTTATTATTAATTGAGGACCTGGTACATTTGGGAGCTGGGCTGACTGAGCATGAATCCAGCCCCTCCAAGCTGTAATCGTGAGCAAGTAAATTTACTTATTGGAGCCTCAATGTTCTTTTctgcaaagtggaaaaaaataattattccaaCCTTCTCAAGTTTTATAAGGAGTAGAGGAGTtaatatccattaaaaaaaaaaaaaaaaaaaaaaaaacttagaacaatgtctgggaCATGATGAGCACTCAAAAATGATTATTTagttcaggcatggtggctcatacctgtaatcccagaacttccaGGAGCccatgcaggaggatcactagaaccaggagttcaagaacagcctgggcaacacagcactaccctgtttctacaaataataataagttaGACATGGTGGCATAAGTTAGagatggtggcacaagcctgtagtcccagctactcaggaggctgaggcaggagaattgcttgagcccaagaggttgaggctgcagtgagctgtgatcataccactgcactctagcctgggcaacagggcaagaccctgtctctaaaataataataataatttattggtCACTTACTGTGTGTCAAACAACGTTTAAGTGCTTTAGCAGGTTAACTTCTTTATTCTTCTGAGTGACAACCAGTTGAGGTGGGTGCAGTTAGCACCCCTATTTTCCAGAGGAGACCACCGAGGCAGGACTCAGTAAAGAATTtgcatggccaggcgcagtggctcatgtctgtaatcccagcactttgggaggctgaggagggtgaatcacctgaggtcaggagtttgagaccagcctggccaacatggtgaaaccctgtctctactaaaaataaaaagattagcggggtatggtggcacacacctgtaatcccagctacttgggaggctgaggcacaagaatcacttgaacccaggagatggaggttacggtaagccgagattgcaccactgcactccagcctgggcaacagaatgagactctgtctcaaaaaaaaaaaaaaaaaaaaaaaaaaaaaaaaaaaaaaagccgggcacagtggctcacgcctgtaatcccagcattttgggaggccaaggcgggtggatcatgaggtcaggaaattgagaccctcctggctaacatggtgaaaccccatctctactaaaaaaaaaatacaaaaaattagccgggcgtggttgcaggtgcctgcagtcccagctactcgggaggctgaagcaggagaatggcctgaacccaggaggcggagtttgcagtgagcggagatcatgccgctgcactccagcctgggcgacagagcgagactctgtctcaaaaacaaacaaacaaacaaaaagattagcATACGAACACACAACTATTACGTTGTAGAGTTACTATCTGAATCCAAGTGGTGTGTCTTCTAGGTCCACGCTCATACCTATCCTCCTTCTCACCAACATGAATATCTATTTCCCAGGCCCCTGCCCCTCATGAAGCTAGGTCTTCTGTTCCCTCCGACTCTCCTGATAGATcccagactgtgccactgccctgcTTAGACTCTGCCCTAATCTCTTTTGACTTAATCACACCACTTAATCCTGCAAGGTTCAGGAACTGTGTCTCCCATTTGAAGATAAAGCCACTCAGAGACTccaatctcagcacttagggaggctgaagcaggaggatcacttgagcccaggagttcgagaccagcctaggcaacatagtgagaccctgtttctacaaaaaaaaaaaaaaaaaaaaaaaattaaaactagccaggcgtggtgtcagttgcctgtggtctcaactactctggaggctgaggcgggaggatcgcttgagcctgggaggtcaaggctgcagtgagcagtgattgggccactgccttcaagcctgggcaatggagtgagaccacatctcaaaaaaaaagacagagacgGGAGGAGAAACCAGCTTGCTGGAGAGAGGTCACGCATTAGGTGACAAAATCTGGCTATGTGTATATCACACCCTTCACATTATCTCCTGGAAAGGGTTGGAAACCACTTTGGTGTTGTCTTTGCCAATGGCGctctcccagcccccacctccgGAGCATACAAGCAGCAGCTTTGCTTTGCACAGGACACATAGCAGCTGCTCAGAAAAGAGTAACCTGTGCTCGGACTTCCAGCCACCAGGGATGGCTTGCAACCCCCCATCCCAGCTCTGCAGCTCTGCTAACTCCTGAGCCCTTGTGTCAAGGCTGGGCAGGTGTCCCTGGCTGAATGTGGCAGGGCAAGGACCCTCCTCCTCCAGCAACCTCCTCTCATCTCTGTCCTTAGCTCCTGGGACCCATCCAGCCACCCGTTCCCCTCCTACATCCACTCTCTCCCCAGCCTCACCCATAGTCTCGTGGGCCAGGATGTCCGATCGTCTCCACCGGGATCCCCCGCAGGTGAAGATGACTGCTCGGATGAATTCTCGCCCGCAAAGCTTCACTCCGTAAGGTGCTGCCCGGGCTTCAGTCCCCGGCCACAGCTCCCCTGTCAGCACCCACGCcgccaggagcagcagcagcgTGTACCTGGCCATGCTGGACAGAGATGCCTTGGACGTGCGAGTGGGCCAGTGTCTCCGCTGCCTCTTGGCCCCCCATTTATACATCGTGGCTCCCCCACACTCTGCCTGAAGAAAGCTGAGTGCCTCCCTTATCTTCTCCAGCAGAGGGGAGACAGGCACGGCCTCAGCAACCCGACCTTTCTCATGTCCCCAATGAAGTGATAACCTTTCGCTAGGGACAGGGTGACGTGGCCCAGCTCATTGTCATCATCGACAGAAAGGCGAGAAGGTGTCCATCCTGCAGAGACCAGAAATGAATAATCCCAACAGGCAGGGCAAGAGGATGCAACCAGACCCACACAACGTTAGGGTCCTGGACCTCTtcaaagataataataacaatgaatgcCCGTGCAGTATGCGCTATGGGGCCAGGCACACTGCtctaagcattttatttgtttattaattaattaatttatttatttatttatttatttttattttattttttgagatggagtctcgctctgtcgcccaggctggagtgcagtggcgcgatcttggctcactgcaagctccacctcctgggttcatgccactctcctgcctcagcctcccaagtaggtgggactacaggcacccaccaccacacccggctaattttttgtatttttagtacagacggggtttcaccgtgttagccaggatggtctctatctcctgacctcgtgatccgcctgcctcggcctcccaaagtgttgggattacaggcgtgagccatcacacctagccGAAACCACACTTTTAGGAGCATGGGGTTATCAATTCAGGACTAAGACAATTCCCatattacaaatgaggaaacagagacacagaaggGTGTCCTGAGGCAGCAGATGCCAACATTTTTGACACCAGaaaccagtttcatggaagacaatttttccatggatggagTGTtggggggatggtttcgggatgattcaagtgtatcacgtttgttgttgttgttgtttgtttgtttgtttgttttgagatgaagtcttcctcagtcaccaggctggagtgcaatggtgtaatctcagctcactgcaacttctgcctcccaggttcaagcgattctcctgcctcagcttcctgagtagctgagactacaggcacgcaccaccacacccagctaattttttttttttttttttttttcccggagacagagtctcactctgtcgcccaggatggagtgcagtggcgcgatctctgctcactgcaagctctgcctcccgggttcatgccattctcctgcctcagcctcccgagcagctgggactacaggcacccgccaacacgcccggccaacatggagaaaccctatctctactaaaaatacaaaaaaagccaggcgtggtggcgcatgcctgtaatcccagttactcgggagtctgaggcaggagaatcacttgaacccaggaggcacagtctacagtgagccaagattgagccactgtgtgccagtgtgggcgacagagtgagactctgtctcaaaaaataataatcataataataatcatcaaataaaaattatatatatatatatacatattgagAGGCTGgcaatggtggctcacgcctgtaattccagaactttgagcacccaaggcaggagtatcgcttgagcccaagagttccagagcagcctgggcaacatggtaaaaccccacctctacaaataatttaaaaattagccgggtgtggtggcacacgtctgtcgtcccagctactcaggaggctggggtgggagcatCACTTTTGCTTAAAtgttcaaggctgccatgagctgagattgcatcactgcactccagcctgtacaaccgagcaaaaccttgtctcaaaaaaaaaaaaaaaaaaaaaaaaaaaaattgaggccgggcacggtggctcatgcctgtaatcccagcattttgggaggccaaggcaggcggatcacttgagttcaggagtttcagaccagcctgtccaCTGTGGTGTAAAATCcagtctctaacaaaaatacaaaaattagccaggcatggtagcacatgactgtagtcccagctacttcggaagctgaggcaggagaattgcttgaacccgggaggcggaggttgcagtgaaccgatatTGCgccaactgtactccagcctgggcgacagagactctgttttcaaaaattaataaaataaaataaacaattttttttttttttttgagacggaggctcgctgtgtctcccaggctggagtgcagtggcgtgatctcggctcactgcaagctccgcctcccgggttcacgccattctcccgcctcagcctcccaagtagctgagactacaggcgcccgccaccacgcctggctagttttttgtatttttagtagagacggggtttcaccatgttagccaggatagtcttgatctcctgacctcgtgatccacccgcctcggcctcccaaagtgctgggattacaggcttgagccaccgcacctggccaaaataaacaattttaatacTGTATACATATAATGTTCATAACAgtattattcacaagagccaaaaggtggaagcaatccaaatgtccacccACAGATGAAAAAACACAACATGTTCCATCCATACAATAGAACATTATTGAGACATAGAaaggaaggaggccaggcactgtggctcacacctgtaatcccagcactttgggaggcagaggcgggtggatcacttgaggccaggagttcgagaccagtctggccaacacggtgaaaccccatctctaccaaaaaatacacaaattagccaggtgtggtggcgcatacctgtagtcccagctactaggggggctgaggcacgagaatcgcttgaactcaggaggcagatgttgcaatgacccgagattgcgccactgaacttcGGCCTGgaggacagaacaagactctgtctcaaaaataaataaataaataaataaaataaataagaggaagCACTGCTCCATGCCATGATGTGGAAGAACCTCGAAAACATAATGCTGAGtgagagaagccaggcacaaaaggttACATAGTGCATGACTCTacttatatgaaatgcccagaccAGGCAAATCCAGAGACAAAAGGTACATtactggttgccaggggctggggagataGGGAACGGGGAGCCACTGCTTACTGGGTATGAGACTTCTtaggagtgatgaaaatgttttggcaCTAGAGATGACGGTTGCACAACAccgtgaatgtactaaatgctatTGAATTGTGCAATTTAACATGTTTGATTCTATGTTatgtcaatttcttttcttttcttttttttttttttttgttttcaagatggagtctcactctgtcacccaggctggcgtgcagtggtacaatctatctcggctcactacaacctccgcctcccaggttcagtcgatgctcccgcctcagcctcgcgagtagctgggattacaggcatctgctaccatgcctggctaaattttgcatttttagtagagatggggtttcaccatgttggccaggctggtctctaactcctgacctcaagtgatccacccgcctcagcctcccaaagtgctgggattacaagtatgaaccactgtgcccggtcttttcttttttaaagagatgagggctgggcgtggtggctcacgcctgtaatcctagcactttgggaggctgaggcaggcggatcacaaggtcagaagatcgagaccatcctggctaacatggtgaaaccccgtctctactaaaaatacaaaaaacgtagccgggcacggtggcgggcgcctgtagtcccagctacttgggaggctgaggcaggagaatggcgtgaacccgggaggcggagcttgcagtgagcggagatcgcgccactgcactccagcctgggcgacagagcgagactctgtctcaaacaaaaaaaaaaaagaagagacatgaggcctcactacgttgcccaggctgatctggaactcctgaagtcaagtgatcctcccccctttggcctcccaaagtgctggaactacaggtgtgagccaccagccaCAGCTATGTTAATGTTAATTTCACCTCGACTTTAAAACACAGCAAAAACAAGGGCTCTGGTAAGCGGGGTGAGCCTGGCTTCAAAATCCACCTCTGCCTctttcctgctgtgtgaccttggccaagtcacttaacctctctgtggctTGGTTTCCTCACTTGCAAAATGGGAAAGATTTAATGAGTGAGTCAAATTTTTACAACAATCTCCAGCATGAAGTAAGTGCtgtttaaatgttatttctaCTGGACACATTCCCTTTGGATTAGAACTTCATCTCTTTGTCCTTTTCTctgtcacaaactcctggccccagttGCCTGCTGTGGATGTCATGGGCCAAGGACAACAttctggaggcagaggtcaccTCTGATTGTACTGCTTCTAAAGGGCTGATGAATAATACTCTCTTCCCCTCTGCCTCTTCTCCAGGAACCTCCTGTAGGGAGGTACCCTCTTGCCCTTCTCTCCTGCGCCCCCAGTGCCTGGCCTGGGGACTGGGGAGAATAAGCATTCAGGAAATATCTGCTGCTTGCCTGCCTGACTTAACTGATGGGCCTCAAaccagaagtctttttttttttttgacacagggtctctgtcgctcagactggagtgcaacagagtgatctcggctcaccgcagcctctgtcTCTAGGGTTCAAGATAttcatgtgcctcagcctcccgagtagctaggattgcaggtgtgggTCACCctatctggttaatttttgtatttttagtagagacgggattttgctatgttggccaggctggcctcgaactcttgacctcaagtgatctgcccacctcagcctcccaaagtgctggcgtgagccgctgcacccagcccagaa
The sequence above is drawn from the Macaca thibetana thibetana isolate TM-01 chromosome 19, ASM2454274v1, whole genome shotgun sequence genome and encodes:
- the RLN3 gene encoding relaxin-3, with translation MYKWGAKRQRRHWPTRTSKASLSSMARYTLLLLLAAWVLTGELWPGTEARAAPYGVKLCGREFIRAVIFTCGGSRWRRSDILAHETMGDTFPEADADGDSLAGQLDEAMGSSKWQALTKSPQAFYGGRPSWQGTPQTLRGSRDVLAGLSSSCCKWGCSKSEISSLC